GGGACTCTGCAATCTTGTTGGTCAAAAAGTACAAATTTTTGTCATGCTTCTCTAAAGATTTTGGAAGCCTGTCAAGTTGATCAAAACAAAAGCCATttagtattatttaaaataagttaaCATATAAACATTCTAGATCAAGGTCTAAATATAAATGCAACTTAAACTGTAATTAGTCATAGGAAAATCAGTATATTTTAGGTGACTAATTTGAGCTCTTTAAAAACATATGGAGTGTGGACCCAGCTAGGAAGCGTTCTGCTGTTCTTCTTCCCCAGTAACATCCCAAGGGTGAGGTCAGCCTTATTTTATCCTGCTGGTAGTCACACATTAAATGATGAAGACGAAATTCAGCTTTAACTATCATGCTAATTAAAAGTCTActacaggaagaaaataaaaatgaagctcACTGACTACTAATCAAGAATACACTAGCCAACTAAGTGACAGGAAACTCTCGTCCAAGACATAcagcttcactttcctttcaaacTGCTTGGTATTATATTATGCTGATGCTTTCAATATTAAACTGCTTTTAAGAGTCCAAAAGCTGAATAAAgtatttttcatatatgtatttttttgtttggatAGCAAGAAAAAAAGTTCAGAGTATAACCATCACTTTTCGGAAAACATTCTTTCTCCCatagttttattaatattgttATCGATTATTCAAAGTTTTGAACAAGATATTATAGTCTCTTAAAGGAATGTTCACCTATATATCAGAACATGCTCTATTTAAGAGTTGCATCCTCATGTTTAAAAAAAGGTAAGctaaaatttttttcctcaaagactGAGTCCATGTGTATGAGTCTATATTTATAATGTACAAGAACTTTTGTAACAAGAGAAACAAGTTAGATGAGTTAAGTGACAGAAACATAAAACAATGAGgattataaaaatcagaaaattattcTAACAATAGTTCACTCCTTTCAATCATCATTTACTGGTTTCTCAAGTCAATGTCCCTTTCTTGAAATGTAAAGCATTAACATACATGCACTTATCTCTGAAAATATGCTCTGGTAGAAAATAAGGGGCTTCCATAGTTCGAATTTCAATAACCTGAAAAAtatccaaaaacaaaataaagtaaaaaccaaAAGCCTCACTCTTCAGGACGGTGCcacaaaaatttggaaaactaaaaacacagaaacaaaaactcAACATTTATAAGAAATACCATCACTTTATTTTGGAATTTAAGCTACAGTTGAGAACCCAAATAAAGAGTTCGTTTTGTTTTCACGTTTATGAACTCAGCAGGTAACAAAACCAAAGTGATAAAATAATACAAGCTGTGAAAAAAGATGATACATCACATCTGATCAAACCTCCCACAGAGGCAATTAGAACCTGTGCCTTCTCAAGCACCCTGTGTGGGAGACGCTTCCACAAGCCACAGGCCCTCGCTGTGCCCCTCCTCCACGGGACCTGCTGCCGCGTATGCCCGTGGTCTCAGCGCTCTTCTGAGGTCTAGCTCCCCAACTCACTTGGGAGCCACCTAAAGGGGAACTCTGCTTTCACAGAATTTGGATCTTTAATGGCAGATGTCAAATAGTCACTCAAacatttgtttaatgaatgaatgagttttaTTTCTTAGAATGCACTAAAACCCCCTACATTTTAGGAAGGACTGAGAGAGATGCTTCCAATTTCATAAAAACGAGGTTCTCCCTGAAAGATgtctttaaagaataaaaattacagtGGACTTTTTCTGAAGGTAAGTCAGCGGCTCTGAAATGTATGCTAAACCATGCAGTAACTATTTAATGAGTTACTgctgaaaaagataaatacagtTAAATGACACAGGACAAATCTGAGAGGTGTATTATTTACTTAACTTTTGAGATCTAACTCAAGGAGACTGGTTTAAAAcataatgacaataaaaacagTATAATTAAAGAAATATGAGATACTAAGATCCataatgttttaaaaggaaaataactgtATAAGAAATTGTATGAAGTACTATAGAAGAAAACCGTATTTCCTGCTCAACCATTATACAGAAAAATTCTAATACAACAACAGGcatcaaagaaaatataaacatagcATTATCTTAATAATTTGATAATcatcaacattaaaaataattatcactGGTAGAAAATCTGCCATTCTCGTGCAGTTCAAATGCAAGGACTTATCTAAATATATTACCTTGCTAACATGCTGGCAAAACGCAGGAACAGCTATCATCTGACTCACAAAGTTGAGGTATGCAGCAACCAGCGCCATGATTCCACAACGATGGAACATTGGCAAATTATCTTCATTGATAATTGCACTATCCtttaattaaacaaacaaacacacatggACAGATCAAGGTCTCATGCTCCATTAGcattttctttatgattatacTAAAAAAACTGCAGGTAAGTTGGAATGCTAACAAAAATGTCACCTTAGAAGCagctttctttcaaaaaaaaaagttctaaaaggAGAATAAATACCCCTTTATAAAAGACTTAAAACTCTCAATTCAAACAGGTCTTCTTCAGGAAAGCCTTTCCTAAAGATGGGGGGATTCGGGGGCTGGTGAAATGTATAttagatatataaaaataaatgcatgtatTCTCGTTGCACACAGTTCTATTATTATGTAATATTTAAACTCTAATTAAACAACTCCATctatgtaatttttattatttaatgacTATCTTCTCCACTGAAAGGATGGGCACAGGGACCATGCTGTCTTTTTCATCATGGTAATCCTATGCCTTTGAACAATATTTAGCACATGGTCAATACTTACTCAACATttgtaaaaagaataaatgaatgtgatCATAGTTTTTTAGATTTAAAACTAGAGAACTCACTTAAAAAATTTATGTCCCTGAGTGAAGATGATAATACTTTAAAGATGGTGTCTAATTTGTAAAAAAATGCTTTTGTCAATGAAAGGCTATGAAAGCATACCTGTAAAGCAATGGCTAATCGAATGAGATCAATAACTACTTCTTCATTGGCCAATTCAATAGTTATAAGAGCAAGAGAAGTATAAAGTAGCTCATAGTTCTTGTGAACATTGTCTTCTTCTTTACAGCCCAAATATATGTGCCGATACAGCTGCTGCCCATTCTGAAAAGGGAAACGATACAGAAAAAAGACAGTCTTGCTTAAAATGTAGCAGGGCAGATTTCAGAGGTGTATATAACCTCTTATAAAGTACCTATCTTATCACATAACATGGGAGAGATTTAAACTGATAATCGGAGGGTCAAATTGTATTCCAATTATTAACATCAATAAATGTATCGATATATAACTACACACTAACGCTGGAGTTGaagacaaaattaaacaaaaacagcaaGTCAGAAACAGTTCCAGTGCAAACAATGAAAATGTCTTTagtaataatttgaaaagacaagcAAATTATAGATAGATTtgagaaaaactgaaacaaatgGCAGAATTATGGGAGCCTTGGCAATAATAAGAAACACCTGGCTGAGCAGAAATGAACTCAGGTTTTCTTGCCTGAGGGAACAACCTCCTGGGAGGTGGGTTAGGAGCTGTGCAGGGAAGAGCACCTCCAGGCTCTGCCACACTTTGGTCTGAAGTGACACAGGCACGTCTAAAGTCCACCCACGAGGAGAGGTCACAGACACACCCCCAGGACTGTAAGAGGTTTCCCTCTAAACCAGAGGGAAGTTCTGTTAGTCAAAAACAGAAAAGCCTGTGGTCTAAAGCATTCCAGAGTACAGGTCCAATTGTCAAGTGAcaacaaacagaaataaaagcgtTTTTCCCATTTCAAAGTACCATGTGGTAATTAACTCAACATGTTACACTGGTCTGCAACACAAACTGTAAGTTACAATAGGGAAACTGAACGACTGCCACGCTTCCTCTCCACTAGGCCCCACTGCCCACCCCGGATATGACTTAACTTATCAGTGAGGAAGCGCGAGCATCAGTGTTTGTAAAAGCACAAAGCTCCCCCGGTGATTGTAAAGTGTGGCCAGGGTCACAGGCCACAACAGTAGTCTTCTGAAGCCAGTCCGTCTGTAGGGTTATGCATTTTGCTCTGTAATCTATTTAATATGCACATGGACCCATATAGGTAAGAGGCGCCTCTCCAGCTGTGCCAATGCCTGACTGGTTAACCCTGTTTAGGTCTGTGGTTCAGTATTAGTAAGTGGGAGTTTTCTGGCTACAGATACAAACTACGTATGTTCTTCTAATAGATTCCCCTTCATTTCATTTTAAGGTTACAGATCAATGCAAACCTACCCGAGAATTCAAATGGCTACAACTTAAGCCATGCATTATTTTTCAGAAGATAATCTTACCTTTTTCATGAAACTTGTGTCTTGTCtacaaattttttctctttttatttttaggtcAGCCACATCTGGTATTATTCTAGAGAGAACCAATGCATCATTTAAAGGAATGACTGTTATATCATCTTATATGACAAATCATAGCTATGCTTAGAAGTCTGAACTATTTACCACTCATTTCAATGAGCATTTTAAATAAGCTTATATATAATGATTCTACTGAATAACCGAGTTTAAGTATAATTGCACAAAGTAATCCTTGaggcaaaaccaaaataaaatttatggaaCTAATGATTACTAGTAGATAAGATCTCTGAAAGTACATTAAAAGACCTTTAACATTTACtatcttaaaatatattagtAATTGTTATACAAATTAAATTCTGGGATTAATAAAACCTAAAAATCCTAGATGAAAAAAAGTACAACACTGCATAATGGTAATGGTGATGGTTCTAACTGTGAATTtactgaaaaccactgaattaataaatactttaaaagggtaaaaaaaccccaaaacaatcAATACTGTACTTAAATGCATTAATGTAGAAATCTGAAAATTTCATCATTAAGCCTATTTTCAAACAACACATACCTGATCCCTCGAAGCTTTGCCCTGTTGTCATGGCGATCCATCAGATTATGCATTACTTCCAAGACTAACTGTCTCAGTTCATAGTCTTCCATGAGGGACGGTGATAACAAAGGGTCCAGAAAAGACCCTGGCAGTGCAGTAACTATTGTCTTTGCTTTGTATCCAGAAGTTACCTGATTATAGggaggaaaaacaagcaaaacacctTTGTCATGAATCCTTCTTTGGTAAAACTCTCAAGTTGTTTTCTAAGAATCATTAGCTTAGGGAAAACAGGAAGTATAAACGTAAGTCtaaaggaaaaactaaaagaaaatttgTGAGATGATGAGGATTTTACAAAAACAGCATTCATAAAGTTAATAAAATCAGTATCAGCACACATTTACCTTATGTCAGGCATGACTCTAAGCACTGTATGTGTACTAACTTCATCATTACCATGTTCCTGTGAGGCTAGGAATTATTACTGCTTCCccattttgtaaaagaaaacCGAGGCTCAGACAGGTTAAGAATATATGGGGCAGGAAGTCAGTACTAAATGGATATAAGGAAATTAGATAACAAATAACACAGGTaagatttgaaaattttaaacttgcaaataattattttattttaaattaagcaGTTCAGTTTAATAGGAATGCATTTTCATCTTGGAAAGCTCTTTTCATTATTTGATGTGACATTTCTGAGTGTATTCCTATCTCTAAAGTTGGAGCTTTTAATCAGCCTATACTTAAATGCCATTAAACAGTTTAACCATAACACACAGACATTCATTCAGTTGACTGTGTAGTACAACTAGGATTAGAGACAAGGCTATTTGCTCAGggaatttatttaattaaaaaaagcttAGGGCCAAATGAAATTTCAGGTGGGTAATCTCTATTTATATTAAGGATTACAAGCATATACGGAACATCTACCATTTATATTTGGGCATTCATTATAGGATAAAGGTGATTTTATAAGTGAGTAGAAATTGGTGGGACATTTACTACTTACCTAAAAAACCTAAAAACATATCTGTATTTTATATCACATACAGAAATAGATAAACTTCAAAGTTCTAGATGTGGAAAGCCAAACTGTAAACCTTTTGTAAAAAGATATAAACAAATGTGTTTATATCATCAGAGCAGGCAAAGAGCTCTTAAACAAGAtacaaataaaaaagcaaaaaacatatAGGCAAGAACTGAGAAATCTGGCTATAGCTGGGCCCAGGCATCATCTCCTATAAAATGGTAATGCCTTCTGCCTTCTGTATCTTTCATCATTATGCAAACCAAATATGATGATGGGAAAGTGAGGAATAAACAGTAAAAGCAAAATTCAAGTACATTCAAGTATAGTATACAAACCACAGAAAGAAAACTTACCATAAATGGTATCTTATAAGAAAAAGAAGCTGATAATGTGAAGCTATTCTTTTAACCTCTTTAATAATTTAAGGTTAAGGGTGTTCTTTACCAGTCTTAAATTCCTTACCATAAGCAAAGATCGCAGCAACATTATTTGAATCCGCCTGGTTCCCAAATCcctaaaatacacaaaacagtAGTATTATCTTATTAAAAGTAATTAACCTTATTtacttaaattattatttttgattttaaaacTCTATTCATATTAGCGAAACAGACTTTGCTTTCATACTAAGTCTggctcattttatattttaaagtaaacttcATATGAATTACAGGGTTATATGCACAAAAATCAAATTcaaacaaaaaacattaaaaagctaTTGGTTCACAAAGGAAACAGACCTATGCATGTAATGACATGAAAAGTCAATTGTATTAAATCACAACAAAAGATCCAGAATAATTAAAAGATACTATAAACTGGAGAATATATCTAATGCAAATATAATTGACAGACATAATatctatgtaatatatattaataagaaGGCAAGAATGTGCCTAATTGTTATACaaataattctttcaaaaaagaattaacaaatgaaaaaagggTTATTAAtggtcaaacaaataaatatcttaaataaGACTATCATTTCCTTATTAAATTCTTTATAAACTAAAGCATTAGCATGTTGTAAAAtcaaattagggcttccctggtggcacagctggtaaagaatctgcctgcaatgtgggagacctgggtttgatccctgggttgggaagatcccctggagaagggaacggctacctacttcagtattctggcctggagtattcaaCTTTACAGTTTGAGAAATTTTCAGTTTGAGAACACAGGACAACCACAAAAACATACCCTAATTGACTGATATCCAAAGTATGTGTAGATGTTCCAAAAACAGGTACTTTCCCCATAATGAACATCATGATTTCTGACCTCTGATAATCTGGCAGGTTACTTCCAAAAAATCCTGTAAAAATATCAAGATAAATTTaagatgtatttttcaaattgaaaacttaatttttccataaaataaaaaaatcataatattagGTTGGTCaaagtttcatttgttttttttcaataagATGGTTCTATTAATGCTTAGCTGTCTTTAccttcatttgaaacaattttgaTAGACTGTActgtgacagctgtcatatcagcaGTGCATTAAGAAAAAACACTTACCAAAGTTGAATTTTTGTATAGCCATTTTAGTACTgaagatggaaaaaaagaaacatttacagCATgtcatgctttattatttcaagaaaggtaaaaatgcaactgaaatgcaaaaaaaggatTTGTACAGTGTATcgagaaggtgctgtgactgaaTGAATGCATCAAAAGTGTTTTGTGAAGTTTTATGCTGCAGATTTCTCGCTGGATGATACTCCATGGTCAGACTGACCACTTGAAGTTGACAGTGACCAAATAGAGACATTAATTGAAAACAATCAACATTACACCATGCTCTATATCCTTGTACCcgttgtgcacatgtgtgtgtgtgtgtctgtgtgtgtgtgtctgtgtgtgtggagtgGAGTAGCGGGGAAGCATGTGATTTTAAACCCTAAGTATCAGTATCCAGATCCTGGTCTCTAATGTCTTGCTAGATGTAGGGAGAGCAGAGGATCTGCGTGGTCCTAAAGTCTCTTCTCAGACACTGCTTATTGTTTACGAGGGGGAATGGAAACTGTGCAGCAGAGAAGCACAGCAACACGCTGAGTGACCACAACTACCACCACCAGCAAAAAGCGGACACACACTGTGTGCCTCTGTATGGGAGGATCTGAGAAGAACAGTACCCCTTAAATAGCATCCTCCCAGACATGCACACGCTGAATCTAACCATGAAGAAACATTAGACAAGCCCATGTGAAGGAGACTACAAAGGAGAGTTCTGTAAAGTGAGGGGTAAGGGGGACCTATCCTGGaggggggaatggcaacccactccagtattcttacctggagaatcccacggacaaaggcgCCTGGCAAGGCTacaatcacaaagagttggacatgactgaagtgacctgcCAGCAGCAGCAAGGGGGACCTATACTCTTACAAAACGTCCGTATCGTAAGAGAATGTTCCACACTAAAGGAACCAAAGAAACATCACAACTAAACACAATATATGATCCTAGACTGGATCCTGGACCTAAGGGAAAACACGCTATAAAGGACATTATCAGGTCAAATGACAAAACTGAAACATGCAAGTTTGAttaaagtactgctgctgctgctgctaagtcgcttcagtcgtgtccgactctgtgtgaccccacagacggcagcccaccaggttccgccatccctgggattctccagggaagagtactggagtggggtgctattgccttctccggattaaAGTACTATATGAAGTTAAATTTACTGATGTTGATAACTGTATTCTGGATATGTAcgaaaatatctttattctttggaaaaaatactCTGTAGTAAAGAGCCATGATATATATGTACTTAATATGCAGTGGTTAGGAAAGAAAGGTAGATGGACACATGCATGCATCTCTCTATATGTACAgatttatatatgcacatatatgtagatatacacatatatatacaggtATGCGTACGCACACAGAGAAAcgcagaaagggagggagagagggagacaggcaGGGAGAGAAATGAAATGATATAATACAGGCATAGAATATTAAGAGATGAATCTGGTGAAGGTACATACGGTGTTCGTGGTTGTAATTTGCTGTATTCTCGTGTTTGTTTAGTTTCTAAACACAAAGGTTTTTCTAAAGTCTAACCTATCATTCACCTTTAACTAATGCAGCGTGACAGTCACGTCCTTTCAATGAGGGCTTTCTGAATCAGCGTTTTCCACAGCACCCTGAAAAGGGAAGCGCACTCACCTATTGTTTGGATGACGGCGTTCTGCACCATCTTCTCATCGCTGTCTTTGGAACTTGTGTCTACGTTGGCATTGCCCGTAGAGCCTGCCTGCAAATCATTCGCTTCCAATTCAACACTGAAACGCAGATGCTTCAACAGGGTGTTGAAGACTTCCAGCACCGTGGGTCCTGCAGATGAACCCTGGTGTGAGCGAGTACATTCTTCCAGCGTCACAGACTCAAAGCCAATACTCATGTTTCTCAACAGAGACTTCCAGATATTTTCTAAGTAGCTGGCAATACTTCGTAATTTATGAACTaaccattcatttaaaaagtaaatgagaaaTCCCTAAGTAAGAAAGTCTCCTAGCTATTCCAGCAAACATCTACTGGGCATCTCGGAACAACTGGCTGTTGGAATCTTtgatacaaacacacaaaacatgCATATTCTTATAAAAGTTACCAAAAACTTTGCATCTATCTAATCTTGTCTACTCAAAAGAATGCATATTGTGATAACCTGCTGGGTCAGAATCCATAGAATTATGATAATAGAGCCCACTGTAGCATAAGAAATTTATTCTGCATCTTTTAAGGCTGAAGAAGAAAGAATTTTGTCTCAATTATTAGAATGAAGCTAGCCAATTTACCCAATTTGGGTAAACTACATTTactctctgcttttaattctGTGAACACTCTGTGTGTTTCTGTCAATGCATCCATCACAATACAGTCTAATCAGTGCTTTTTACTTCTGCCTTCTAGATTataaccttctccaggacaggcAGCCTCGTGTAATTCCTTCTCTGAATGTATTAACCTAACACACAGTTCCTCACACATAAAAGACATCAGTAGTGAGATGACTCAATCAATGCATCATCTGTGATTCAATTCATATTAATATGTCAAATGAAGTAGCTCTCCAAAAAATAAcctgtttccatctctttgaggTAAATTATGAGTAATGATGAGTCCATATACAAAATGTGCACTCTCATTTGACACTGAGTGAGCATTACAATATTTCAGTAGGTAATACATAGTTCCACTTTGATTTGAAGCAAAGAAAACATAACTAGATTTTCCTAACTTCAGAAATTTTATGAGGGACCCTTTCATCCTTCTAATCACACGAGTGAAAAATCATGATGTCTGACCTGTCCCTTCTCCGTGTTACCCCCCCAGTCAGTCAGttaatcaaatcctgctgactTCACATTCCCACTTTTGCTGCTGCCATCAAGGTCAGCATCCTATAACATTATTTCTGATGAAGACTGTAGTAAATCTTTAAAGCATGTTAGTCAACTGAAGAGTTATACCCATGATCTGGCCACAATTTGAATCTGAAGCCATGTCCCTGGCTTCCTCCACACACCACCACATGTCCCAGTCAAACGGGCTACATAATGCTTTGCTCCTACTAATCCATTTTCCCCCTTCTCTGGACCTTGGCTTTCTTATGATACTTGATCAAAATGTGCCTTATATTATGGCATCAGGGAGAGATGTCTAACTCAGTAAACTGTAAGTTTCTTGTTATATCTGTACCCCTCCCAAATGTTTAGCATATAACTGGTTTCAAAATCTTTActggaaaagaggaagggaaggagagactgAGGTGGAGAAAATGTTTAACTGTACATTAAAGAGGCCTGACAATAGTCATGGAAAACCAAAATTTCAAGAGAAATTATAGCACATTCAAAAATGTTAGAAATATATTCAGCGTCCCACACAGTGCTATACCTGctggaaaaaacattctgtaAAAGATTAatgtttttttggggggctggCACTTACCTATGGAACCTTTAGCAGCAATGGCAACAGCCTCTAACAGAACCTGAATAATACCTGCTCGAACTCGTGGAGAATCTTTTTTACAAGCATCAAGGTGTCCGAGAATCTCCTGGATTACATGGTGAGAATACTGAGCCTAAGAGAAACAAAGTAGTGTAAGAATATATGAACAATTATATACATCCTGGAattcataaaaatgataaatcatGTGACATTAAAACATCCAATTTAGG
The genomic region above belongs to Bos taurus isolate L1 Dominette 01449 registration number 42190680 breed Hereford chromosome 14, ARS-UCD2.0, whole genome shotgun sequence and contains:
- the EFR3A gene encoding protein EFR3 homolog A (The RefSeq protein aligns at 84% coverage compared to this genomic sequence) — encoded protein: MVMCNIWILKKPALKGCLRYRKKFECGLGLDERQHCTPIRTAKTQALTPSDAGEDVEQQPKPVEYITPRVNPKVHYGPGVIMMCQRRLRNRNQCTTMVGDADNGNLMHLDHHKLWDPNEFAVHCFKIIMYSIQAQYSHHVIQEILGHLDACKKDSPRVRAGIIQVLLEAVAIAAKGSIGPTVLEVFNTLLKHLRFSVELEANDLQAGSTGNANVDTSSKDSDEKMVQNAVIQTIGFFGSNLPDYQRSEIMMFIMGKVPVFGTSTHTLDISQLGDLGTRRIQIMLLRSLLMVTSGYKAKTIVTALPGSFLDPLLSPSLMEDYELRQLVLEVMHNLMDRHDNRAKLRGIRIIPDVADLKIKREKICRQDTSFMKKNGQQLYRHIYLGCKEEDNVHKNYELLYTSLALITIELANEEVVIDLIRLAIALQDSAIINEDNLPMFHRCGIMALVAAYLNFVSQMIAVPAFCQHVSKVIEIRTMEAPYFLPEHIFRDKCMLPKSLEKHDKNLYFLTNKIAESLGGSGYSVERLSVPYVPQVTDEDRLSRRKSIVDTVSIQVDILPNSIPSDDVVSNTEEITFEALKKAIDTSGMEEQEKEKRRLVIEKFQKAPFEEIAAQCESKANLLHDRLAQILELTIRPPPSPSGTLTITSGHAQYQSVPVYEMKFPDLCVY